CGCAAACCGGGCTCCGCTTCTTTTTGACGCCTCGGGCTGCGGGATAACAGAGGCAATCAAATCTGTTGACTGGAACAGGTACAATGTAAAGAATTTCGATGAGCAGCAGCTGACAATCCTGGTAAACCTCTCATCAGTCCATGTCCCGTATACTGGAGCTGGAAAACAGGCCATATCAGACGATGAGGAAGTAGTGGCGGAAGTGAAAAATGCCGTAATGGAGGTTGCCCGCGACCTGCAAAGGTATATCTCCGGGCTTAGGACTGACAGGGACAGGGCGGCAAGAAAAACTGCAGTTCTGCGGTATGTGAAACAATTTTCGGCAGACCTTTCAGAGCTTGCAGGCAAGGGTAAAAAGGACGAGCTTGAGAAGAAGCTCATAAAGCTGATTGAGGAAAAGTACGCGTCAATGCTTGAAGAGAGCAAGGAGGAAATCCCTCAAGAGTCTGGAAACGGAGAGGGGAACGGTGGGGACGATGGCCAAGAAGAATGAGCAGGCAAAAGCCGCCAAAAACCAGGCAGGGGCACTTGGAAGCCAGGATGTACTCTCCAGGCTAGTAGGCCTTGGCGGGCAGATGATAGATGAGATTGACAGAGGGTCAACCCCAAGCTTTGAAGCGCCTTCAAGGGGCAGGTCAAATGTCAAATACGATGAATCGGTTGGCTGCCTGAGGCTTGGGGACAGGACGGAAGAGAGGGTTTTTGTCAATGTCGGCCAGGCCCGCAAATTCATGCAGACTGTGGCTGTTGCCAACAAGTGCAAAAAATTTCTTGACGAGGGGGCCCACACATCAATCAGGGGTCTGTTTTACCAGCTGAAGTTTTCCCTTGGTGAAAACGTCGATGAGGAATTGTTTTCAGAGCAGTCGGAGTCAAATCCGCTTATAGAGGACCTGGAAGTCGCCCTTACAGTCAAGCGTGAAGACCTCAACCTTTACACTGACCGCAAAGGAGTTGTTGCAGGCAGCATGAAAATCAAGGATAAATTCGGGGGCGAGGAGACTACGATAGATTGCTCAAAACAGGGCAGGGCAGGCTATGCAATCCCCTCAGACGTTGACAACAACATGCAGTTTTTGGATGTGGATGCCGATTATGTTCTGGTTGTCGAGAAGGATGCCATGTGGCAAAGGCTAAATGAGGACAAATTCTGGAAGAAGGAAAACTGCATCCTTGTCACTCCAAAAGGCCAGGCATCAAGGGGCACAAGGCGCCTTGTTAGAAAACTTGCCAGCATGAAGCTTCCAGTCTACGTGTTCACTGACTGTGATGCATGGGGTTGGTACATTTACTGGGCCATCAAGACAGGCAGCATGAACCTTGCTTACCTTGCAAATGACATCGCAGTCCCGGAGGCAAGATTCATCGGAGTGACCATGAAGGATATTAAGGATTATTCATTTCTTGGCAACCTGACAATCAAGGCAAAGGACGTGGACATAAAAAGGGCGGAAGAAATGCTTACCTATCCCTGGATTTCAAGGCACAAGGAATGGGTTGAGGAGCTAAAAGCGGTGCTTTCCACAAAAAGGAAAATTGAGCAAGACGCCTTGCAAGGCCCGCGCCTTTCATTCGTCTCCGAGTATCTCAAGGAAAAAATCAGCAATAAAAAGCTCCTCCCATGAGGCCTCTCTTTTTGCCAGAAACAAGCCAGCTTGGGCGTCCTTGTTTGTCCTGCTGCATCTGGCTTATTAACCCAGAATGCCCATAATTTTGCACAGTGGTAAGTATGGAATCTGAATTTTCAAACCTGCCTGCAATGGCCTCAATGCACGTTGTTTCAGAAATAAACTCCTTTCTGGACCAGCTTTCGGCATCTGGAGAATACCTCCATGAAAACGAAGAAAAGATACTGGGATATGTCAGGGCAATGAAGTCCCTGGGCTTCAACTCCCCGTTCGCCTCGCTTGTTTACTCGACGAGGCAGGAGCTTGAGGACGCGGGCGCAG
This genomic stretch from Candidatus Parvarchaeota archaeon harbors:
- a CDS encoding DNA topoisomerase VI; translation: MAKKNEQAKAAKNQAGALGSQDVLSRLVGLGGQMIDEIDRGSTPSFEAPSRGRSNVKYDESVGCLRLGDRTEERVFVNVGQARKFMQTVAVANKCKKFLDEGAHTSIRGLFYQLKFSLGENVDEELFSEQSESNPLIEDLEVALTVKREDLNLYTDRKGVVAGSMKIKDKFGGEETTIDCSKQGRAGYAIPSDVDNNMQFLDVDADYVLVVEKDAMWQRLNEDKFWKKENCILVTPKGQASRGTRRLVRKLASMKLPVYVFTDCDAWGWYIYWAIKTGSMNLAYLANDIAVPEARFIGVTMKDIKDYSFLGNLTIKAKDVDIKRAEEMLTYPWISRHKEWVEELKAVLSTKRKIEQDALQGPRLSFVSEYLKEKISNKKLLP